From one Amycolatopsis sp. FDAARGOS 1241 genomic stretch:
- a CDS encoding J domain-containing protein, giving the protein MTTSHPAGPPDPYAVLGLDPSANAAEITAAYRRAVRDCHPDTARPDRDRLAAVIAAYRHLRDHHPQPPATGHRHSPHAHEIPVRVHPRTTPPTPDLRAGPVHRHTERG; this is encoded by the coding sequence ATGACCACCTCGCACCCCGCAGGCCCGCCCGACCCGTACGCGGTACTCGGCCTGGACCCCAGCGCCAACGCCGCCGAGATCACCGCGGCCTACCGGCGCGCGGTCCGCGACTGCCACCCCGACACGGCGCGCCCCGACCGCGACCGGCTCGCCGCCGTGATCGCCGCCTACCGCCACCTACGCGATCATCACCCGCAACCGCCCGCCACCGGTCACCGGCACTCCCCGCACGCCCACGAGATCCCCGTGCGCGTGCACCCCCGCACCACCCCACCGACACCCGACCTGCGCGCCGGCCCCGTCCACCGCCACACCGAGCGCGGCTGA
- a CDS encoding class II glutamine amidotransferase, translating to MCRWLAYSGSPVSLEDLLYKPENSLVMQSKQARLGVETTNGDGFGVGWYGNLATPGLFLSTEPAWNDRNLREIAAQVESGRVFAHVRASTGSAVQQTNCHPFRHGRWLWMHNGLIEDFPSVRRELAMVVDPVLFPEIQGSTDSEILFYLALTFGLEQDPVAGVAQAVAVVEQTGRRHGTVHPIQMTVATTDGDST from the coding sequence ATGTGCCGTTGGCTCGCGTACTCCGGCTCGCCGGTGTCTCTGGAAGATCTTCTCTACAAGCCCGAGAACTCCCTCGTGATGCAGAGCAAACAGGCGCGTTTGGGTGTGGAAACCACGAACGGTGACGGCTTCGGCGTCGGCTGGTACGGAAACCTGGCCACGCCCGGGCTGTTCCTCAGCACCGAGCCGGCCTGGAACGACCGCAACCTCCGCGAGATCGCCGCACAGGTCGAGTCCGGGCGGGTGTTCGCGCATGTGCGGGCGTCCACCGGCTCGGCCGTGCAGCAGACCAACTGCCACCCGTTCCGGCACGGCAGATGGCTGTGGATGCACAACGGCCTCATCGAGGACTTCCCCTCCGTCCGGCGTGAACTCGCGATGGTCGTCGACCCCGTGCTCTTCCCCGAAATCCAGGGGTCGACGGATTCCGAGATCCTCTTCTATCTCGCCTTGACCTTCGGCCTGGAACAGGACCCGGTGGCGGGCGTGGCCCAGGCCGTGGCGGTGGTCGAGCAGACCGGACGGCGGCACGGGACCGTTCACCCGATACAGATGACGGTCGCCACCACCGACGGCGACAGCACCTAG
- a CDS encoding universal stress protein, which translates to MVVGTDGSPGAEEAVRWAARMASQRNLDLVIAHGLEVTVLFYGAGVAGMGEVFDLAQRAAESIVADARRAALAVDSSLTITTETVSETAAAVLVHLSSKARMVVLGRSGIGAVGGMLIGSAVATVVSQAQCPVAVVRDRDGTVPTVGTVVVGVDGSPNSEQAVGVAFEEASLRGVPLTAVHAWSDLTYEGIYGTARLMPPWDAIEPDAMRLLAQRLAGRQEQHPDVEVRRRLVRNNPRKALLEESKHAQLVVVGSRGRGGFKGLLLGSTSQALVRRAQCPVLVVRPEPVT; encoded by the coding sequence ATGGTGGTCGGAACGGATGGCTCGCCCGGTGCCGAGGAAGCGGTGCGGTGGGCGGCAAGGATGGCGTCGCAGCGGAACCTGGATCTTGTCATCGCGCATGGCTTGGAGGTCACCGTCCTGTTCTACGGTGCCGGCGTTGCCGGGATGGGCGAGGTGTTCGACCTGGCCCAGCGGGCTGCCGAAAGTATCGTCGCCGACGCCCGACGGGCGGCGCTCGCGGTGGACAGCTCGCTCACGATCACCACGGAAACGGTGTCCGAAACGGCCGCGGCCGTCCTGGTCCACCTGTCAAGCAAGGCACGCATGGTCGTACTCGGCCGTAGCGGCATTGGCGCGGTCGGCGGAATGCTCATCGGCTCGGCGGTGGCGACGGTCGTGAGTCAGGCGCAGTGCCCGGTGGCGGTCGTGCGGGACCGGGACGGAACGGTGCCAACGGTGGGGACGGTGGTCGTCGGCGTCGACGGCAGCCCCAACAGCGAGCAGGCGGTCGGGGTCGCCTTCGAGGAGGCGTCGTTGCGCGGTGTGCCGCTGACGGCGGTGCACGCCTGGAGCGACCTCACCTACGAAGGCATATACGGAACGGCGCGGTTGATGCCGCCATGGGACGCCATCGAGCCGGATGCGATGCGCTTGCTGGCCCAGCGGCTGGCAGGCCGGCAGGAGCAACACCCGGACGTCGAGGTGCGTCGCCGCCTGGTGCGCAACAATCCCCGAAAGGCATTGCTGGAGGAGTCGAAGCACGCCCAGCTGGTAGTGGTCGGCAGCCGCGGCCGAGGCGGGTTCAAAGGGCTGCTGCTGGGATCGACCAGCCAGGCACTGGTCCGGCGCGCACAGTGCCCCGTACTGGTCGTCCGCCCAGAACCCGTCACATGA
- the phoU gene encoding phosphate signaling complex protein PhoU: protein MRESFHDELDRLSAQLKGMCRLAAEAIRRASRALLSADLELAERVIAADAEIDWARADCETHAQTLLALQAPKAHDLRSILAAIYCADRLERMGDLAAHIAGTVRFTHPHHAVPAELETTFAEMGDAAASMADRLAELITRHCPCGFADLADTDQTIDTRHTRILALITSDQWPHCVQTAANLALLARFYERFGDQAVAVANRLGFADTGELPFHTHT, encoded by the coding sequence ATGCGCGAGAGCTTTCACGACGAGCTGGACCGCCTCAGCGCACAGCTGAAGGGGATGTGCAGGCTCGCGGCCGAGGCGATCCGCCGAGCCAGCAGGGCACTGCTGAGCGCCGACCTGGAGCTGGCCGAGCGGGTGATCGCCGCCGATGCCGAGATCGACTGGGCCCGCGCCGACTGCGAAACGCACGCCCAGACCCTGCTGGCCCTGCAAGCGCCCAAGGCCCACGACCTGCGTTCCATCCTGGCCGCCATCTACTGCGCCGACCGGCTCGAGCGGATGGGCGACCTGGCCGCACACATCGCCGGCACCGTCCGCTTCACCCACCCCCACCACGCCGTTCCCGCCGAGCTCGAAACCACCTTCGCCGAAATGGGCGACGCCGCCGCGAGCATGGCCGACCGGCTCGCCGAACTGATCACCCGCCACTGCCCGTGCGGATTCGCCGACCTCGCCGACACCGACCAGACCATCGACACCAGGCACACCCGCATCCTGGCCCTGATCACCAGCGACCAGTGGCCCCACTGCGTCCAGACAGCCGCCAACCTCGCCCTGCTCGCCCGGTTCTACGAACGCTTCGGCGACCAAGCCGTCGCCGTCGCGAACCGGCTGGGCTTCGCCGACACCGGCGAACTTCCCTTCCACACCCACACCTGA
- a CDS encoding acyl-CoA dehydrogenase family protein, with product MRALTRRTCQALDANAPEGPELALHTKVFASETAVSTINRFLRVVDVDSYSYDVPWQDFFRTRRLTRCSTGAAMAARRRTTPLAIESTPDRSCGCAMPVEPITPRHPNRPAIRHVPTRGRADGPA from the coding sequence GTGCGTGCTCTGACACGGCGGACGTGTCAGGCTCTCGACGCCAACGCCCCCGAGGGGCCCGAACTCGCGCTGCATACCAAGGTCTTCGCGTCAGAAACCGCTGTCAGCACGATCAATCGTTTCCTCCGCGTTGTAGACGTGGACAGCTACAGCTACGACGTGCCCTGGCAAGACTTCTTCAGGACGCGCAGGCTTACCCGCTGTTCGACGGGAGCAGCGATGGCTGCCCGGCGTCGAACCACGCCATTAGCCATCGAGTCCACACCAGACAGATCATGTGGTTGTGCCATGCCCGTTGAACCGATCACGCCAAGACATCCGAACCGACCTGCCATCAGGCACGTCCCGACGCGCGGGCGGGCCGATGGACCCGCGTAG
- a CDS encoding non-heme iron oxygenase ferredoxin subunit produces MVKCLVAKLADLQGNPLKSVTAEGKQICLARLESGEVFALSDICSHEWIELSDGDLDGEDVECPAHGSRFNVRTGEVSGLPAEEPVATYPVVVEDDEIYVEV; encoded by the coding sequence ATGGTGAAGTGCTTGGTCGCCAAGCTCGCGGACCTGCAAGGGAACCCGCTCAAGTCAGTGACCGCCGAGGGCAAGCAGATCTGCCTGGCGCGCCTCGAGTCCGGCGAGGTCTTCGCGCTGAGCGACATCTGCAGCCACGAGTGGATCGAGCTGTCCGACGGGGATCTGGACGGCGAGGACGTCGAATGCCCGGCGCACGGTTCGCGCTTCAACGTCCGGACGGGCGAGGTGAGCGGCCTGCCGGCGGAGGAGCCGGTCGCGACCTACCCCGTCGTGGTCGAGGATGACGAGATCTACGTCGAGGTGTGA
- a CDS encoding aldehyde dehydrogenase family protein, with the protein MFEREDHFIGGRWVSARGSEFLDVVSPSTEEVVGRVPVATTDEVDAAVAAARAAFDDGPWPRLSVAERAEHLRRFVAAVEARREPALRLQIDEMGMTHKFAVENFDGLRPSLERYVADAEKIAFAEVREGVVGKVLVLREPVGVVAGVTPWNSPIAVEVSKIFPALLMGCPIVVKPAPESPLSAYLLGEAAIEAGLPEGVLSIVNGGVPVGAHLVDHPGIDHVTFTGSTGGGHVIAQTCAARFRGVTLELGGKSAAVVLPGTDMTEYVPSLVGGSLRNSGQICVSTNRVIVHEDDRDRVVQQLVDHISAMKLGDPHEPDTDFGPLAAKRQLEKVEQFVASGRAQGAKVVLGGVRPADRPTGWYFEPTVFVDVDNGMEIAQEEIFGPVLSVITYSDEDEAIAIANDSKYGLGGAVFATDAEEGIRVATRIVTGTVQVNGGPPAGGGGPFAGRKHSGMGAERAVEGLGAFLELKSVTLPPGYEPAAV; encoded by the coding sequence ATGTTCGAACGCGAGGACCACTTCATCGGTGGCCGCTGGGTTTCCGCCCGGGGCAGCGAGTTCCTCGACGTCGTGTCCCCCTCGACCGAAGAGGTGGTGGGACGCGTCCCCGTCGCGACCACCGACGAGGTCGACGCGGCCGTCGCCGCGGCTCGCGCCGCGTTCGACGACGGGCCGTGGCCGCGGCTGAGCGTGGCCGAACGCGCCGAGCACCTGCGCCGATTCGTGGCCGCCGTCGAAGCCCGCCGTGAGCCGGCGCTGCGACTGCAGATCGACGAGATGGGCATGACGCACAAGTTCGCCGTCGAGAACTTCGACGGTCTCCGTCCTTCGCTCGAACGCTACGTCGCCGACGCCGAGAAGATCGCCTTCGCGGAGGTCCGCGAAGGTGTTGTCGGCAAAGTCCTCGTGCTGCGCGAGCCGGTCGGCGTGGTCGCCGGCGTCACCCCGTGGAACTCGCCGATCGCGGTCGAGGTTTCCAAGATCTTCCCGGCACTCCTGATGGGCTGCCCGATCGTCGTCAAGCCCGCACCCGAATCGCCGCTGTCGGCGTACTTGCTGGGGGAGGCCGCGATCGAGGCCGGTTTGCCCGAGGGTGTCCTGAGCATCGTCAACGGCGGGGTGCCGGTGGGCGCGCACCTGGTCGACCACCCCGGGATCGACCACGTGACCTTCACCGGCAGCACGGGCGGCGGGCACGTGATCGCCCAGACCTGCGCCGCGCGGTTCCGCGGGGTGACCCTCGAACTCGGTGGCAAGTCGGCGGCGGTCGTCCTGCCCGGCACGGACATGACGGAGTACGTCCCCTCGCTGGTCGGCGGTTCGCTGCGCAACAGCGGCCAGATCTGCGTGTCCACGAACCGGGTGATCGTGCACGAGGACGACCGGGATCGCGTCGTGCAGCAGCTCGTGGACCACATCTCGGCGATGAAGCTCGGTGATCCGCACGAGCCGGACACCGACTTCGGTCCCCTCGCCGCCAAACGGCAGCTCGAGAAGGTCGAGCAGTTCGTGGCCTCCGGCCGGGCGCAGGGCGCGAAGGTCGTGCTGGGTGGGGTCCGTCCCGCCGACCGGCCCACGGGGTGGTACTTCGAGCCGACCGTCTTCGTCGACGTGGACAACGGCATGGAGATCGCCCAGGAGGAGATCTTCGGTCCCGTGCTGTCCGTCATCACCTACTCGGACGAGGACGAAGCGATCGCCATCGCGAACGACAGCAAGTACGGCCTGGGCGGCGCGGTCTTCGCGACCGACGCGGAGGAGGGGATCCGCGTCGCCACCCGGATCGTGACCGGAACCGTCCAGGTCAACGGCGGGCCGCCCGCTGGGGGTGGCGGCCCGTTCGCCGGGCGCAAGCACTCGGGGATGGGTGCCGAACGCGCCGTCGAGGGATTGGGGGCCTTCCTCGAGCTGAAGTCCGTGACCCTGCCGCCGGGGTACGAGCCCGCCGCGGTATGA
- a CDS encoding TIGR03619 family F420-dependent LLM class oxidoreductase: MEASFGVKLPGLVPSYAGSLREIPDLAVEFEKLGFDDVMDGEHILYAAEMSHPGGAGNFEHSRTEQHSDRSDTLVMFGAIAAKTMRIGMISGILLAAAHPPAVLARQASTLDVLSGGRFTLGVGGGWNAAEFEQMGIPAEERAARTEEAVRACRELWSPGLSSFAGRWTRFDDVICEPAPVTPGGVPVWWGGNARSKPTARRVATLAQGWLAREAADDAEISASVDVIRAACAEHGRDPATVGIRASLTRTSDWNAAGSFDDLAERAITRAKRLVALGVTHFTVPLGYYGIDLDALGTLLKVLRDA, from the coding sequence GTGGAAGCGTCTTTCGGCGTCAAGCTCCCGGGGCTCGTCCCGTCGTACGCCGGGTCCCTGCGGGAGATCCCGGACCTGGCGGTCGAATTCGAAAAGCTCGGGTTCGACGACGTCATGGACGGCGAGCACATCCTGTACGCCGCGGAGATGAGCCACCCGGGTGGGGCGGGCAATTTCGAGCACAGCCGTACCGAGCAGCACTCCGATCGCTCCGACACGCTGGTCATGTTCGGGGCGATCGCGGCGAAGACCATGCGGATCGGGATGATCTCGGGCATCCTGCTCGCGGCCGCGCACCCGCCCGCTGTCCTGGCGCGCCAGGCGTCCACATTGGACGTTCTTTCCGGCGGCCGGTTCACGCTCGGCGTGGGCGGCGGGTGGAACGCGGCCGAGTTCGAGCAGATGGGCATTCCCGCCGAGGAGCGCGCGGCCCGCACCGAAGAGGCCGTCCGCGCGTGCCGCGAGCTGTGGTCTCCGGGGCTGTCCTCGTTCGCGGGGCGGTGGACGCGGTTCGACGACGTGATCTGCGAGCCGGCCCCGGTGACGCCCGGCGGTGTTCCGGTGTGGTGGGGTGGCAACGCGCGCAGCAAACCCACCGCGCGCCGGGTCGCGACCCTCGCGCAGGGCTGGCTCGCCCGGGAGGCAGCCGACGACGCCGAAATCTCGGCGTCGGTCGACGTGATCCGGGCCGCGTGCGCGGAACACGGCCGGGATCCGGCCACGGTCGGGATCCGGGCTTCGCTGACCCGGACCTCCGACTGGAACGCGGCCGGGTCCTTCGACGACCTGGCCGAACGGGCGATCACCCGCGCGAAGCGCCTGGTGGCGCTCGGCGTCACCCACTTCACCGTCCCGCTGGGCTATTACGGCATCGACCTCGACGCACTGGGCACCTTGCTCAAGGTGCTCCGCGACGCTTGA
- a CDS encoding mycofactocin-coupled SDR family oxidoreductase yields the protein MGQLAGKVAFITGGARGQGRAHALALAAEGADVVVTDIGQDVPVIGYPMATPDQLATTVKLVEEYGVRALGLQVDARSTDEVNAAVGRTIAEFGRLDILLANHGIVDFSTVENTTDESWNTIVDTNLTGIFKAIRAVIPQMKQQGWGRIVATSSMGARATAPNLAHYIAAKWGVIGLVKSAALELKDTGITVNAICPGAVDTDLFFNQPTYDVFCPDLPSPVTEEQFRRRLDDLNYGLNGIRFLEADDVARTMLYLVLDRGLLSGQVAEIGLLGPAHSIY from the coding sequence ATGGGTCAGCTCGCCGGCAAGGTCGCCTTCATCACGGGAGGTGCCCGCGGCCAGGGCCGAGCCCACGCGCTGGCGCTCGCCGCCGAAGGCGCGGACGTGGTGGTCACCGACATCGGGCAGGACGTCCCGGTCATCGGCTACCCGATGGCCACGCCCGACCAGCTGGCCACGACGGTCAAGCTCGTCGAGGAGTACGGCGTCCGGGCGCTCGGCCTGCAGGTCGACGCGCGCAGCACCGACGAAGTGAACGCCGCGGTCGGCCGCACGATCGCCGAGTTCGGCCGGCTCGACATCCTGCTCGCCAACCACGGCATCGTGGACTTCTCGACGGTCGAGAACACCACCGACGAGTCCTGGAACACGATCGTCGACACGAACCTGACCGGCATCTTCAAGGCGATCCGCGCGGTCATCCCGCAGATGAAGCAGCAGGGGTGGGGCCGGATCGTCGCCACCTCGTCGATGGGCGCCCGGGCCACCGCTCCGAACCTGGCCCACTACATCGCCGCGAAGTGGGGCGTGATCGGCCTGGTGAAGTCCGCCGCCCTCGAGCTCAAGGACACCGGTATCACGGTCAACGCGATCTGCCCGGGCGCGGTGGACACCGACCTGTTCTTCAACCAGCCGACCTACGACGTCTTCTGTCCCGACCTGCCCTCGCCGGTCACCGAAGAGCAATTTCGCCGGCGGCTCGACGACTTGAACTACGGCCTGAACGGCATCCGGTTCCTCGAAGCGGACGACGTCGCGCGGACCATGCTCTACCTCGTGCTCGACCGCGGTCTGCTCAGCGGTCAGGTCGCCGAGATCGGCCTGCTCGGTCCCGCCCACTCCATCTACTGA
- a CDS encoding Zn-ribbon domain-containing OB-fold protein encodes MSESLSPADHPLVEPFFRAAGQGRLVVQRCDSCEALRWPPLSGCPECRGRDTTWAEVSPTGTIWSFVVYHRAFSASLKDQVPYTVAMVQLDEGPYLVGRLVDGEKPPRVGDRVRAEFLEAGGVATVRWRLA; translated from the coding sequence ATGAGTGAGTCGCTGTCCCCCGCCGACCATCCCCTTGTGGAGCCGTTCTTCCGGGCGGCCGGGCAGGGCCGCCTGGTCGTGCAGCGGTGTGACTCCTGCGAGGCTCTGCGCTGGCCGCCGCTTTCGGGGTGCCCCGAGTGCCGGGGCCGCGACACGACCTGGGCCGAGGTCTCGCCGACCGGGACGATCTGGAGCTTCGTGGTCTACCACCGTGCGTTTTCCGCCTCGCTGAAGGACCAGGTGCCCTACACCGTGGCGATGGTGCAGCTGGACGAAGGCCCGTACCTCGTCGGCCGGCTGGTCGACGGCGAGAAGCCGCCGCGGGTCGGGGACCGCGTCCGAGCGGAGTTCCTCGAAGCCGGCGGCGTCGCGACCGTCCGCTGGCGACTCGCCTGA
- a CDS encoding amidohydrolase family protein gives MKLIDADSHITEAGDTWTSRAPAKYKDRVPQCHADDDGVSYWFVDGHQKLSRDNSIAFVRKNGEKIPYYGADMELAGNQIGGRKEDVHAAATEAKPRVELLDEMGIYAQIVYPNIMGFAAPAMVQGLDRELSYVICQIYNDAMRDWQAEGSERLLPQAMLPFWDIPQSIAEAKRAKDIGLTGVLMAGEPHLGGLPDLGSEHWYPLYEVLSDLELPINIHIGARNWKGSQGGAAWPSLPERAGKPVRSIQTELSNSRFVSNLCASDVLVKYPDLNWVSVESGIGWIPYVLERIDYEYREEFPGVEPPPLPPAKELFQKGVFGTFWFEDAGPLALLDRIGADNVLWETDFPHPTSLYPDPVTRSEEKLKGLDPAVVRKLVQDNAAKLYKIEV, from the coding sequence TTGAAACTGATCGATGCGGACTCGCACATCACCGAAGCCGGTGACACGTGGACATCGCGCGCCCCGGCGAAGTACAAGGACCGCGTTCCCCAGTGCCACGCGGACGACGACGGCGTCAGCTACTGGTTCGTCGACGGTCACCAGAAGCTGAGCCGGGACAACAGCATCGCGTTCGTCCGCAAGAACGGCGAGAAGATCCCCTATTACGGCGCCGACATGGAACTGGCCGGCAACCAGATCGGCGGGCGCAAGGAAGACGTCCACGCCGCCGCCACCGAAGCCAAGCCGCGGGTCGAGCTGCTCGACGAGATGGGCATCTACGCGCAGATCGTGTACCCGAATATCATGGGTTTCGCGGCTCCCGCCATGGTGCAAGGTCTGGACCGCGAGCTGTCCTACGTGATCTGCCAGATCTACAACGACGCGATGCGCGACTGGCAGGCCGAGGGGTCCGAACGGCTGCTGCCGCAGGCGATGCTGCCGTTCTGGGACATCCCGCAGTCCATCGCCGAGGCCAAGCGCGCCAAGGACATCGGGCTCACGGGGGTGCTGATGGCCGGTGAACCGCACCTGGGTGGCTTGCCGGACCTGGGCAGTGAGCACTGGTACCCGTTGTACGAGGTGCTCTCGGACCTCGAGCTGCCGATCAACATCCACATCGGAGCCCGGAACTGGAAGGGCAGCCAGGGCGGTGCCGCGTGGCCTTCGCTGCCCGAGCGCGCGGGCAAGCCGGTGCGTTCGATCCAGACCGAGCTGTCGAACTCGCGGTTCGTGTCCAACCTCTGCGCGAGCGACGTGCTCGTGAAGTACCCCGACTTGAACTGGGTGTCGGTCGAGTCGGGCATCGGCTGGATCCCCTACGTCCTCGAGCGCATCGACTACGAGTACCGCGAGGAGTTCCCGGGCGTGGAGCCGCCGCCGCTGCCGCCGGCGAAGGAGCTGTTCCAGAAGGGCGTCTTCGGCACGTTCTGGTTCGAGGACGCCGGGCCGCTGGCGCTGCTGGACCGCATCGGCGCGGACAACGTGCTGTGGGAGACGGACTTCCCGCACCCTACGAGCCTGTACCCGGACCCGGTGACCCGCTCCGAGGAGAAGCTGAAGGGCCTCGACCCCGCCGTGGTCCGCAAGCTCGTTCAGGACAACGCGGCCAAGCTGTACAAGATCGAGGTCTGA
- a CDS encoding flavin reductase family protein, translated as MTDQAAREAIREVTPDLFKAAMGSVCTPVAVVTVFDGERPHGTTVSAFSSLSLTPPMVLVALDENSDLLKVLRTSSRFGVNILSHDQDGLAGRFATKGGDKFDGVGWTTRAGAPHVLESACWFSCEVAQLVPGGDHTIVLGSVLETDFVDHAPLTYYRRSFGTHAALHRSA; from the coding sequence ATGACTGATCAAGCGGCGCGGGAAGCCATAAGAGAGGTCACCCCAGACCTGTTCAAAGCCGCGATGGGTTCCGTGTGCACACCGGTGGCCGTCGTGACCGTGTTCGACGGAGAACGCCCGCACGGCACCACAGTGAGCGCGTTCTCTTCCCTCTCACTCACCCCGCCGATGGTGCTGGTCGCCCTCGACGAGAACTCCGACCTGCTCAAGGTGCTGCGCACCTCGTCCCGGTTCGGGGTCAACATCCTTTCGCACGACCAAGACGGCCTCGCAGGACGGTTCGCGACCAAGGGCGGCGACAAATTCGACGGCGTCGGGTGGACGACGCGGGCCGGTGCCCCGCACGTCCTGGAATCGGCCTGCTGGTTCTCCTGCGAGGTCGCCCAACTCGTACCGGGCGGCGATCACACGATCGTGCTGGGCAGCGTGCTGGAAACCGACTTCGTCGACCACGCCCCGCTGACCTACTACCGCCGTTCGTTCGGCACCCACGCCGCGCTGCACAGGTCCGCCTGA
- a CDS encoding MmgE/PrpD family protein translates to MAAVTHALAEFVHSAPSPAASPRAAEVVRHAVLDLAGVVVAGASEAAGRLALDYARSQGGAGAATVFGGRTRLSPSLAALVNGTAGHALDYDDIGLGAGHISVAILPALWAVAEQTRADGAAFTDAVVVAYEIAHRLTTMYSDTRLGPYAAGYHKPSVYSSLGAAAGCARLLDLSPGAVAHALGIAASQSGGLRANFGTMTKPLHAGIAGRTGVEAALLASSGFTASSEILEQRFGWHDVICRAEGDLDVVLDALDSVGVSTPYAVEEGMTFKAYPCCGANHYAIDGVRNVLRDTGLGESDVASLDVWIERRNLEDVLVYPWARTPLEGKFSLAYTVTAALVDGAVTVETFTDEALARLAPHRGRVAVHPATDLPQNGARIKLVTTAGRTVEHEQLTLRGSVADPMSWDELAAKFHANTRGTLSGEAASGAVALIAALPDQPDLTQIGALLLG, encoded by the coding sequence ATGGCCGCCGTCACGCACGCGCTCGCCGAGTTCGTCCACTCCGCACCGAGCCCGGCCGCATCGCCGCGCGCCGCCGAGGTGGTGCGCCACGCCGTGCTGGACCTCGCCGGGGTCGTGGTGGCCGGCGCCTCCGAAGCCGCCGGACGGCTCGCGCTCGACTACGCCCGTTCGCAGGGCGGCGCCGGTGCCGCAACGGTGTTCGGCGGACGGACGCGCCTCAGCCCCTCGCTCGCGGCACTTGTCAACGGCACCGCCGGGCACGCCTTGGACTACGACGACATCGGCCTGGGCGCCGGGCACATCAGCGTCGCGATCCTGCCCGCCCTCTGGGCCGTGGCCGAGCAGACGCGGGCCGACGGCGCCGCGTTCACCGACGCGGTGGTCGTGGCGTACGAGATCGCCCACCGGCTCACCACGATGTACTCGGACACCCGCCTCGGCCCGTACGCCGCCGGTTACCACAAACCGTCGGTGTACTCGAGCCTCGGCGCCGCCGCCGGGTGCGCGCGGCTGCTGGACCTCTCCCCCGGCGCCGTCGCGCACGCACTCGGAATCGCCGCGTCGCAATCGGGCGGGCTCCGCGCCAATTTCGGGACCATGACCAAGCCGCTGCACGCGGGAATCGCGGGCCGCACCGGCGTCGAAGCCGCGCTGCTGGCGAGTTCGGGCTTCACGGCGAGCTCCGAGATCCTCGAGCAGCGCTTCGGCTGGCACGACGTGATCTGCCGCGCCGAGGGCGACCTCGACGTCGTGCTCGACGCGCTGGACTCGGTCGGTGTGTCCACCCCGTACGCGGTCGAGGAGGGCATGACGTTCAAGGCCTACCCGTGCTGCGGCGCCAACCACTACGCGATCGACGGGGTCCGCAACGTCCTGCGCGACACCGGACTGGGCGAATCGGACGTCGCGTCGCTGGACGTCTGGATCGAGCGCCGCAACCTCGAGGACGTGCTCGTCTACCCCTGGGCTCGCACCCCGCTGGAGGGTAAGTTCTCACTCGCCTACACCGTCACGGCGGCTCTGGTCGACGGCGCGGTCACGGTGGAGACCTTCACCGACGAGGCCCTCGCGCGGCTGGCTCCGCACCGCGGCCGCGTCGCCGTGCACCCCGCGACCGACCTGCCGCAGAACGGTGCGCGGATCAAGCTCGTGACCACCGCGGGGCGAACAGTCGAACACGAACAACTGACGCTGCGCGGCAGCGTCGCCGACCCGATGTCCTGGGACGAACTCGCGGCCAAGTTCCACGCCAACACGCGCGGGACTCTGTCCGGCGAAGCCGCGTCCGGTGCCGTCGCCCTAATTGCCGCGTTGCCGGACCAACCGGATCTCACGCAGATCGGCGCGCTCCTGCTCGGCTGA